One Urocitellus parryii isolate mUroPar1 chromosome 8, mUroPar1.hap1, whole genome shotgun sequence DNA window includes the following coding sequences:
- the LOC144256692 gene encoding proto-oncogene Mas-like, whose product MDGSNVIPTVAEASLNASGRGNASVGSPRPHIPVVHWVIMGISPLGLVGNGILLSFLCFRMRRSPFTVYITHLSIADISLLFCIFILSIDYALDYELSSGHYYTIVTLSVTFLFGYNTGLYLLTAISVERCLSVLYPIWYRCHRPKHQSALVCALLWALSCLVTTMEYVMCIDSEEGHSRSDCRAVIIFISVLSFLVFIPLMLVSSTILVVKIRKNTWTSHSSKLYMVIMVTIIIFLIFAVPMRVLYLLYYEYWSTFGNLHNLSLLFSTINSSANPFIYFFVGSSKKKRFKESLKVVLTRAFKDEMQPRRQEGNGHTISIETVV is encoded by the coding sequence ATGGATGGGTCCAACGTGATCCCGACGGTCGCGGAAGCGTCCCTGAACGCCTCGGGCCGCGGGAACGCCTCCGTGGGGAGTCCGCGTCCGCACATCCCCGTGGTGCACTGGGTCATCATGGGCATCTCCCCGCTGGGGCTGGTGGGAAATGGAATTCTCCTCTCGTTCCTCTGCTTCCGGATGAGGAGAAGCCCCTTCACGGTCTACATCACCCACCTGTCCATCGCGGACatctccctgctcttctgtatTTTCATCCTGTCCATCGACTACGCTTTAGACTATGAGCTCTCTTCTGGCCACTACTACACGATCGTCACGTTATCGGTGACTTTCCTGTTTGGCTACAACACGGGCCTCTATCTGCTGACGGCCATCAGTGTGGAGAGGTGCCTGTCAGTCCTCTACCCCATCTGGTACCGATGCCACCGCCCCAAGCACCAGTCGGCACTGGTCTGCGCCCTCCTGTGGGCGCTTTCTTGCTTGGTGACCACCATGGAATATGTCATGTGCATCGACAGCGAAGAGGGTCACTCCCGAAGTGACTGCAGGGCGGTCATCATCTTCATATCGGTCCTGAGCTTCTTGGTCTTCATTCCCCTCATGCTGGTGTCCAGCACCATCTTGGTGGTGAAGATCCGAAAGAACACGTGGACGTCGCACTCCTCGAAGCTGTACATGGTCATCATGGTCACCATCATCATATTCCTCATCTTCGCCGTGCCCATGAGAGTCCTCTACCTGCTGTACTACGAGTACTGGTCCACGTTCGGGAACCTGCACAACCTCTCTCTGCTCTTCTCCACCATCAACAGTAGCGCCAACCCTTTCATTTACTTCTTTGTGGGCAGCAGCAAGAAGAAGCGGTTCAAGGAGTCCTTAAAAGTGGTTCTGACCAGGGCTTTCAAAGATGAAATGCAGCCTCGGCGCCAGGAGGGCAATGGCCACACCATCTCCATCGAGACGGTCGTCTGA